In Deltaproteobacteria bacterium, the following proteins share a genomic window:
- a CDS encoding response regulator — MSSAERDAEFLAQRLRALGVRVERARGASSAEGELSLGSTPFETLVRPLVIERVRFYTLGHNRLKLFDPAVFFDLPALDVTRCESASDVEAILRKAWAMSIRDLREALAWLHRVHAPTELAAGGARLRLIDEAAGSIEVRSPRELLLPSSGELSERSLTNPSERRYRPLPSLETANDLALSIGSAMRERAARSGLIVAPQAPESSRPLSLKRSRRALAVTATPEALASLQSHLSEHSIELDFLRDPERGLAAFRETSYPLLFIDVRLGREDGFELAMRFRELPGLEQLPIVLVDERESNTNRSAARDAGAALYVAKPLRWEEIEKPLLDLFDHAAHRRYRRFPARLAVRTDSSVGNWDELTELVARGGICLRTRRDILPGAVERYRIELPPPLAPIEVEGDVMSRATLPGYASVLAGIRFRSFLDGGEPRWIRVIEALALRSERDPGSRASRRPAGPS, encoded by the coding sequence ATGTCGTCCGCCGAGCGTGACGCGGAGTTCCTGGCGCAGCGCCTGCGCGCGCTCGGCGTCCGGGTGGAGCGCGCCCGCGGGGCGAGCTCCGCCGAGGGTGAGCTCTCGCTCGGCTCGACCCCGTTCGAGACGCTCGTCAGGCCGCTCGTGATCGAGCGGGTGCGCTTCTACACGCTGGGTCACAACCGCCTGAAGCTCTTCGATCCGGCGGTCTTCTTCGACCTGCCCGCGCTCGACGTCACGCGCTGTGAGTCCGCCAGCGACGTCGAAGCCATCCTGCGCAAAGCCTGGGCGATGTCGATTCGCGACCTCCGAGAGGCGCTCGCCTGGCTCCACCGCGTGCACGCCCCGACCGAGCTCGCGGCCGGTGGAGCTCGGCTGCGACTGATCGACGAGGCCGCCGGCTCGATCGAGGTCCGCTCGCCGCGCGAGCTGTTGCTGCCGAGCAGCGGAGAGCTCTCCGAGCGCTCGCTCACCAACCCGAGCGAGCGCCGCTATCGGCCGCTGCCGAGCCTGGAGACCGCAAACGACCTCGCGCTCTCGATCGGCTCCGCGATGCGCGAGCGCGCAGCGCGCAGCGGCCTGATCGTCGCGCCGCAGGCGCCCGAGAGCTCGCGGCCGCTCTCGCTCAAGCGCTCGCGCCGCGCGCTCGCCGTGACCGCCACGCCCGAAGCGCTCGCCAGCCTGCAGAGCCATCTCTCCGAGCACTCGATCGAGCTCGACTTTCTGCGCGATCCGGAGCGCGGCCTCGCGGCGTTCCGCGAGACCAGCTACCCGCTGCTCTTCATCGACGTCCGCCTCGGCCGCGAGGACGGCTTCGAGCTGGCGATGCGATTTCGCGAGCTCCCGGGGCTGGAGCAGCTGCCGATCGTGCTCGTCGACGAGCGCGAGAGCAACACCAACCGTTCAGCCGCGCGCGACGCGGGCGCGGCGCTGTACGTCGCCAAGCCGCTGCGCTGGGAGGAGATCGAGAAGCCGCTCCTCGACCTCTTCGATCACGCCGCGCATCGCCGCTACCGCCGCTTCCCGGCGCGCCTCGCGGTGCGCACCGACTCGAGCGTCGGGAACTGGGACGAGCTCACCGAGCTCGTCGCCCGGGGCGGAATCTGTCTGCGGACGAGGCGGGACATCCTGCCGGGCGCGGTGGAGCGCTACCGAATCGAGCTGCCGCCTCCGCTCGCGCCGATCGAGGTCGAGGGCGACGTGATGTCGCGCGCGACGCTGCCCGGATACGCGAGCGTGCTCGCCGGGATCCGCTTCCGCAGCTTTCTCGACGGAGGCGAGCCGCGCTGGATCCGCGTGATCGAAGCGCTCGCGCTGCGAAGCGAGAGGGATCCGGGCTCGCGAGCTAGCCGACGACCTGCCGGGCCTTCTTGA